One window from the genome of Poecilia reticulata strain Guanapo linkage group LG9, Guppy_female_1.0+MT, whole genome shotgun sequence encodes:
- the golga1 gene encoding golgin subfamily A member 1 isoform X1, with translation MFAKLKKKIAEEAATAPRSGVRIPRTISKESITSVGADSGDDFASDGSSSRDDLSAQLLRRNDQIRKLEAKLSDYAEQLRIMQKTKEKLEIALEKHQDSSIKKLQEQNECHQSSRAKMAEGMALALEKKDQEWMEKMDDVEKEKAALSVRLEEMMEQSLALFQKRDDLDELEGFQQQELAKVKHMLLRKEEMLSQRERELQQKEAEVQSARRGLSETREKLQALQQQHEDSNRLNSELEIEREELLLLREEADKKICELETRCQKLQAVIQQVSEDFQTSHNMVSSLEKSLHDLQAENESLKLQLQKAAVTEEEKERLLVELQRKASSLERRLQGNLSQDEHLQELLQEKSDLELNLEESRAELLAVRTNHADTVSSLEAQVSKMSGSISELQTLLRHKEDSSKAYRERTDAQIASLEQQVVQSTERMKSAEQQVTEKRQHMDKLQGEWSAEKAFLEQQLCLLEQQSEERASRLEENISSLQTDKQSVLDRVADLDKRAVEANTMLKQQAEELENCKVELSSRLTVSTEIAKSLEETRRQKQELQTQVGELTVGLQNSQQELSTAAKKLRLRDEDVQTLQNELQSRQDSLAQLQEETERLHAQLQQAELDKTSQLTSLQGALQSQTQQLDSCQARISYLEVEVETLTEQLQSPEVCEEDQNGCVTVDDLDHIHRVNRELEQQLSDKNRTIKQLQQRLAELKRTLQKELKLKPEPEAEGKEKCLESRAEKQERVNLDPPLSAAPSPPTSNTTVTNTADLNDSREINFEYLKHVVLKFMSSREAEAYQLIRAVSVLLNFTREEEDMLKQTLEYKMSWFGSKPSPKGIIRPSISGSSTHWS, from the exons ATGTTCGCCAAGCTGAAGAAGAAGATTGCAGAGGAGGCGGCCACAGCCCCCAGAAGTGGTGTCCGTATCCCCCGCACCATTAGCAAGGAATCTATCACCTCAGTGGGAGCTGACTCTGGGGATGACTTT GCATCTGATGGCAGCAGCTCCAGGGACGACTTGTCAGCCCAGCTTCTTAGAAGAAACGATCAGATCCGGAAGCTGGAGGCCAAGCTGTCAG ACTACGCTGAGCAGCTACGAATTATGCAGAAGACCAAGGAGAAGCTTGAAATTGCTTTAGAAAAGCATCAGGATT CATCCATTAAGAAACTCCAAGAGCAGAATGAGTGTCATCAGAGCAGCAGGGCCAAAATGGCTGAGGGAATGGCTttagctctggaaaaaaaggaTCAG GAGTGGATGGAGAAGATGGATGATGTAGAAAAA GAGAAAGCTGCCCTGTCAGTTCGGCTTGAGGAGATGATGGAACAAAGCTTAGCACTCTTCCAGAAAAGGGATGACCTGGATGAACTGGAAGGCTTTCAGCAGCAAGAGCTTGCTAAAGTTAAGCACATG TTGCTGAGAAAGGAGGAGATGCTGAGCCAACGGGAGCGGGAGCTCCAGCAGAAGGAGGCTGAGGTTCAGTCAGCCAGGCGGGGCCTGTCCGAGACCCGGGAGAAGCTCCAGGCTCTGCAACAGCAGCATGAAGACAGCAACAGACTCAACTCAGAGCTGGAAATAGAGCG AGaagaactgctgctgctccgAGAAGAAGCCGACAAGAAGATCTGTGAACTAGAAACACGATGCCAGAAGCTGCAGGCGGTCATCCAGCAAGTTTCAGAAGACTTCCAAACG tcCCACAACATGGTGTCCTCTCTAGAGAAATCCCTCCACGATTTGCAGGCTGAAAATGAATCCCTGAAATTACAGCTACAGaag GCTGCAgtgacagaggaggagaaggagcggCTGCTGGTGGAGCTTCAGAGGAAGGCTTCATCCCTGGAGAGACGGCTGCAGGGGAACCTGAGCCAGGACGAGCATCTGCAGGAGCTCCTTCAGGAG aAAAGTGACCTTGAGCTAAACCTGGAAGAGTCGAGAGCAGAACTGTTGGCTGTCAGGACCAACCACGCCGACACCGTCAGCTCTCTGGAGGCACAG GTGTCTAAGATGAGTGGCAGTATCAGTGAGCTGCAGACTCTTCTTCGTCACAAAGAGGACTCCTCCAAGGCCTACAGAGAGAGAACAGATGCTCAG ATTGCCAGTCTGGAGCAGCAGGTTGTGCAGAGCACAGAGAGGATGAAGAGTGCAGAGCAGCAGGTCACAGAGAAACGGCAACACATGGATAAACTG CAGGGGGAGTGGAGTGCTGAGAAGGCCTTTCTGGAGCAGCAGTTGTGTTTGTTGGAGCAGCAGAGTGAGGAGAGGGCCAGCCGGCTGGAGGAGAACATCTCCTCTCTGCAGACAGACAAACAGTCTGTCCTGGACAGGGTG GCTGATCTGGATAAACGGGCAGTTGAGGCTAACACCATGTTAAAGCAGCAAGCAGAAGAGCTGGAGAACTGTAAG GTGGAGCTGAGCAGCCGGCTGACGGTGAGCACAGAAATCGCCAAATCTCTGGAAGAAACTAGACGACAGaagcaggagctgcagacaCAG GTTGGTGAGCTGACTGTGGGCCTACAGAACTCTCAACAGGAGTTATCTACTGCTGCTAAGAAATTGCGACTGAGAGATGAGGATGTCCAGACACTTCAGAAtg agctgcagagtcGGCAGGACTCTTTGGctcagctgcaggaggagacgGAGCGGCTGCACGCCCAGCTACAACAGGCAGAGCTGGACAAAACCTCCCAGCTGACGAGCCTGCAGGGGGCACTGCAGAGCCAGACACAGCAGCTGGACAGCTGCCAGGCACGG ATCTCGTACCTGGAGGTGGAAGTGGAAACGCTAACAGAGCAGCTTCAGAGTCCAGAGGTGTGTGAGGAGGACCAGAATGGCTGTGTCACCGTGGATGACCTGGATCACATCCACCGGGTCAACAGAgagctggagcagcagctcagcGATAAGAACCGG accatcaagcagctgcagcagaggctgGCAGAGTTAAAGAGGACACTACAGAAAGAACTG AAATTAAAGCCTGAGCCTGAAGCTGAAGGGAAGGAGAAGTGTTTGGAAAGCCGAGCAGAAAAACAGGAGCGTGTTAATTTGGATCCACCGCTGTCAGCTGCCCCGAGCCCGCCCACTTCCAACACCACCGTGACCAACACCGCTGACCTCAACGACTCACGGGAAATCAACTTTGAGTATCTCAAGCACGTCGTCCTCAAGTTCATGTCCTCGAGGGAGGCGGAG GCATACCAGCTGATCAGAGCTGTGTCTGTGCTGCTCAACTTCACTCGGGAGGAAGAGGACATGCTGAAGCAAACTCTGGAGTACAAG
- the golga1 gene encoding golgin subfamily A member 1 isoform X2 has product MFAKLKKKIAEEAATAPRSGVRIPRTISKESITSVGADSGDDFASDGSSSRDDLSAQLLRRNDQIRKLEAKLSASIKKLQEQNECHQSSRAKMAEGMALALEKKDQEWMEKMDDVEKEKAALSVRLEEMMEQSLALFQKRDDLDELEGFQQQELAKVKHMLLRKEEMLSQRERELQQKEAEVQSARRGLSETREKLQALQQQHEDSNRLNSELEIEREELLLLREEADKKICELETRCQKLQAVIQQVSEDFQTSHNMVSSLEKSLHDLQAENESLKLQLQKAAVTEEEKERLLVELQRKASSLERRLQGNLSQDEHLQELLQEKSDLELNLEESRAELLAVRTNHADTVSSLEAQVSKMSGSISELQTLLRHKEDSSKAYRERTDAQIASLEQQVVQSTERMKSAEQQVTEKRQHMDKLQGEWSAEKAFLEQQLCLLEQQSEERASRLEENISSLQTDKQSVLDRVADLDKRAVEANTMLKQQAEELENCKVELSSRLTVSTEIAKSLEETRRQKQELQTQVGELTVGLQNSQQELSTAAKKLRLRDEDVQTLQNELQSRQDSLAQLQEETERLHAQLQQAELDKTSQLTSLQGALQSQTQQLDSCQARISYLEVEVETLTEQLQSPEVCEEDQNGCVTVDDLDHIHRVNRELEQQLSDKNRTIKQLQQRLAELKRTLQKELKLKPEPEAEGKEKCLESRAEKQERVNLDPPLSAAPSPPTSNTTVTNTADLNDSREINFEYLKHVVLKFMSSREAEAYQLIRAVSVLLNFTREEEDMLKQTLEYKMSWFGSKPSPKGIIRPSISGSSTHWS; this is encoded by the exons ATGTTCGCCAAGCTGAAGAAGAAGATTGCAGAGGAGGCGGCCACAGCCCCCAGAAGTGGTGTCCGTATCCCCCGCACCATTAGCAAGGAATCTATCACCTCAGTGGGAGCTGACTCTGGGGATGACTTT GCATCTGATGGCAGCAGCTCCAGGGACGACTTGTCAGCCCAGCTTCTTAGAAGAAACGATCAGATCCGGAAGCTGGAGGCCAAGCTGTCAG CATCCATTAAGAAACTCCAAGAGCAGAATGAGTGTCATCAGAGCAGCAGGGCCAAAATGGCTGAGGGAATGGCTttagctctggaaaaaaaggaTCAG GAGTGGATGGAGAAGATGGATGATGTAGAAAAA GAGAAAGCTGCCCTGTCAGTTCGGCTTGAGGAGATGATGGAACAAAGCTTAGCACTCTTCCAGAAAAGGGATGACCTGGATGAACTGGAAGGCTTTCAGCAGCAAGAGCTTGCTAAAGTTAAGCACATG TTGCTGAGAAAGGAGGAGATGCTGAGCCAACGGGAGCGGGAGCTCCAGCAGAAGGAGGCTGAGGTTCAGTCAGCCAGGCGGGGCCTGTCCGAGACCCGGGAGAAGCTCCAGGCTCTGCAACAGCAGCATGAAGACAGCAACAGACTCAACTCAGAGCTGGAAATAGAGCG AGaagaactgctgctgctccgAGAAGAAGCCGACAAGAAGATCTGTGAACTAGAAACACGATGCCAGAAGCTGCAGGCGGTCATCCAGCAAGTTTCAGAAGACTTCCAAACG tcCCACAACATGGTGTCCTCTCTAGAGAAATCCCTCCACGATTTGCAGGCTGAAAATGAATCCCTGAAATTACAGCTACAGaag GCTGCAgtgacagaggaggagaaggagcggCTGCTGGTGGAGCTTCAGAGGAAGGCTTCATCCCTGGAGAGACGGCTGCAGGGGAACCTGAGCCAGGACGAGCATCTGCAGGAGCTCCTTCAGGAG aAAAGTGACCTTGAGCTAAACCTGGAAGAGTCGAGAGCAGAACTGTTGGCTGTCAGGACCAACCACGCCGACACCGTCAGCTCTCTGGAGGCACAG GTGTCTAAGATGAGTGGCAGTATCAGTGAGCTGCAGACTCTTCTTCGTCACAAAGAGGACTCCTCCAAGGCCTACAGAGAGAGAACAGATGCTCAG ATTGCCAGTCTGGAGCAGCAGGTTGTGCAGAGCACAGAGAGGATGAAGAGTGCAGAGCAGCAGGTCACAGAGAAACGGCAACACATGGATAAACTG CAGGGGGAGTGGAGTGCTGAGAAGGCCTTTCTGGAGCAGCAGTTGTGTTTGTTGGAGCAGCAGAGTGAGGAGAGGGCCAGCCGGCTGGAGGAGAACATCTCCTCTCTGCAGACAGACAAACAGTCTGTCCTGGACAGGGTG GCTGATCTGGATAAACGGGCAGTTGAGGCTAACACCATGTTAAAGCAGCAAGCAGAAGAGCTGGAGAACTGTAAG GTGGAGCTGAGCAGCCGGCTGACGGTGAGCACAGAAATCGCCAAATCTCTGGAAGAAACTAGACGACAGaagcaggagctgcagacaCAG GTTGGTGAGCTGACTGTGGGCCTACAGAACTCTCAACAGGAGTTATCTACTGCTGCTAAGAAATTGCGACTGAGAGATGAGGATGTCCAGACACTTCAGAAtg agctgcagagtcGGCAGGACTCTTTGGctcagctgcaggaggagacgGAGCGGCTGCACGCCCAGCTACAACAGGCAGAGCTGGACAAAACCTCCCAGCTGACGAGCCTGCAGGGGGCACTGCAGAGCCAGACACAGCAGCTGGACAGCTGCCAGGCACGG ATCTCGTACCTGGAGGTGGAAGTGGAAACGCTAACAGAGCAGCTTCAGAGTCCAGAGGTGTGTGAGGAGGACCAGAATGGCTGTGTCACCGTGGATGACCTGGATCACATCCACCGGGTCAACAGAgagctggagcagcagctcagcGATAAGAACCGG accatcaagcagctgcagcagaggctgGCAGAGTTAAAGAGGACACTACAGAAAGAACTG AAATTAAAGCCTGAGCCTGAAGCTGAAGGGAAGGAGAAGTGTTTGGAAAGCCGAGCAGAAAAACAGGAGCGTGTTAATTTGGATCCACCGCTGTCAGCTGCCCCGAGCCCGCCCACTTCCAACACCACCGTGACCAACACCGCTGACCTCAACGACTCACGGGAAATCAACTTTGAGTATCTCAAGCACGTCGTCCTCAAGTTCATGTCCTCGAGGGAGGCGGAG GCATACCAGCTGATCAGAGCTGTGTCTGTGCTGCTCAACTTCACTCGGGAGGAAGAGGACATGCTGAAGCAAACTCTGGAGTACAAG
- the golga1 gene encoding golgin subfamily A member 1 isoform X3, whose product MFAKLKKKIAEEAATAPRSGVRIPRTISKESITSVGADSGDDFASDGSSSRDDLSAQLLRRNDQIRKLEAKLSDYAEQLRIMQKTKEKLEIALEKHQDSSIKKLQEQNECHQSSRAKMAEGMALALEKKDQEWMEKMDDVEKLLRKEEMLSQRERELQQKEAEVQSARRGLSETREKLQALQQQHEDSNRLNSELEIEREELLLLREEADKKICELETRCQKLQAVIQQVSEDFQTSHNMVSSLEKSLHDLQAENESLKLQLQKAAVTEEEKERLLVELQRKASSLERRLQGNLSQDEHLQELLQEKSDLELNLEESRAELLAVRTNHADTVSSLEAQVSKMSGSISELQTLLRHKEDSSKAYRERTDAQIASLEQQVVQSTERMKSAEQQVTEKRQHMDKLQGEWSAEKAFLEQQLCLLEQQSEERASRLEENISSLQTDKQSVLDRVADLDKRAVEANTMLKQQAEELENCKVELSSRLTVSTEIAKSLEETRRQKQELQTQVGELTVGLQNSQQELSTAAKKLRLRDEDVQTLQNELQSRQDSLAQLQEETERLHAQLQQAELDKTSQLTSLQGALQSQTQQLDSCQARISYLEVEVETLTEQLQSPEVCEEDQNGCVTVDDLDHIHRVNRELEQQLSDKNRTIKQLQQRLAELKRTLQKELKLKPEPEAEGKEKCLESRAEKQERVNLDPPLSAAPSPPTSNTTVTNTADLNDSREINFEYLKHVVLKFMSSREAEAYQLIRAVSVLLNFTREEEDMLKQTLEYKMSWFGSKPSPKGIIRPSISGSSTHWS is encoded by the exons ATGTTCGCCAAGCTGAAGAAGAAGATTGCAGAGGAGGCGGCCACAGCCCCCAGAAGTGGTGTCCGTATCCCCCGCACCATTAGCAAGGAATCTATCACCTCAGTGGGAGCTGACTCTGGGGATGACTTT GCATCTGATGGCAGCAGCTCCAGGGACGACTTGTCAGCCCAGCTTCTTAGAAGAAACGATCAGATCCGGAAGCTGGAGGCCAAGCTGTCAG ACTACGCTGAGCAGCTACGAATTATGCAGAAGACCAAGGAGAAGCTTGAAATTGCTTTAGAAAAGCATCAGGATT CATCCATTAAGAAACTCCAAGAGCAGAATGAGTGTCATCAGAGCAGCAGGGCCAAAATGGCTGAGGGAATGGCTttagctctggaaaaaaaggaTCAG GAGTGGATGGAGAAGATGGATGATGTAGAAAAA TTGCTGAGAAAGGAGGAGATGCTGAGCCAACGGGAGCGGGAGCTCCAGCAGAAGGAGGCTGAGGTTCAGTCAGCCAGGCGGGGCCTGTCCGAGACCCGGGAGAAGCTCCAGGCTCTGCAACAGCAGCATGAAGACAGCAACAGACTCAACTCAGAGCTGGAAATAGAGCG AGaagaactgctgctgctccgAGAAGAAGCCGACAAGAAGATCTGTGAACTAGAAACACGATGCCAGAAGCTGCAGGCGGTCATCCAGCAAGTTTCAGAAGACTTCCAAACG tcCCACAACATGGTGTCCTCTCTAGAGAAATCCCTCCACGATTTGCAGGCTGAAAATGAATCCCTGAAATTACAGCTACAGaag GCTGCAgtgacagaggaggagaaggagcggCTGCTGGTGGAGCTTCAGAGGAAGGCTTCATCCCTGGAGAGACGGCTGCAGGGGAACCTGAGCCAGGACGAGCATCTGCAGGAGCTCCTTCAGGAG aAAAGTGACCTTGAGCTAAACCTGGAAGAGTCGAGAGCAGAACTGTTGGCTGTCAGGACCAACCACGCCGACACCGTCAGCTCTCTGGAGGCACAG GTGTCTAAGATGAGTGGCAGTATCAGTGAGCTGCAGACTCTTCTTCGTCACAAAGAGGACTCCTCCAAGGCCTACAGAGAGAGAACAGATGCTCAG ATTGCCAGTCTGGAGCAGCAGGTTGTGCAGAGCACAGAGAGGATGAAGAGTGCAGAGCAGCAGGTCACAGAGAAACGGCAACACATGGATAAACTG CAGGGGGAGTGGAGTGCTGAGAAGGCCTTTCTGGAGCAGCAGTTGTGTTTGTTGGAGCAGCAGAGTGAGGAGAGGGCCAGCCGGCTGGAGGAGAACATCTCCTCTCTGCAGACAGACAAACAGTCTGTCCTGGACAGGGTG GCTGATCTGGATAAACGGGCAGTTGAGGCTAACACCATGTTAAAGCAGCAAGCAGAAGAGCTGGAGAACTGTAAG GTGGAGCTGAGCAGCCGGCTGACGGTGAGCACAGAAATCGCCAAATCTCTGGAAGAAACTAGACGACAGaagcaggagctgcagacaCAG GTTGGTGAGCTGACTGTGGGCCTACAGAACTCTCAACAGGAGTTATCTACTGCTGCTAAGAAATTGCGACTGAGAGATGAGGATGTCCAGACACTTCAGAAtg agctgcagagtcGGCAGGACTCTTTGGctcagctgcaggaggagacgGAGCGGCTGCACGCCCAGCTACAACAGGCAGAGCTGGACAAAACCTCCCAGCTGACGAGCCTGCAGGGGGCACTGCAGAGCCAGACACAGCAGCTGGACAGCTGCCAGGCACGG ATCTCGTACCTGGAGGTGGAAGTGGAAACGCTAACAGAGCAGCTTCAGAGTCCAGAGGTGTGTGAGGAGGACCAGAATGGCTGTGTCACCGTGGATGACCTGGATCACATCCACCGGGTCAACAGAgagctggagcagcagctcagcGATAAGAACCGG accatcaagcagctgcagcagaggctgGCAGAGTTAAAGAGGACACTACAGAAAGAACTG AAATTAAAGCCTGAGCCTGAAGCTGAAGGGAAGGAGAAGTGTTTGGAAAGCCGAGCAGAAAAACAGGAGCGTGTTAATTTGGATCCACCGCTGTCAGCTGCCCCGAGCCCGCCCACTTCCAACACCACCGTGACCAACACCGCTGACCTCAACGACTCACGGGAAATCAACTTTGAGTATCTCAAGCACGTCGTCCTCAAGTTCATGTCCTCGAGGGAGGCGGAG GCATACCAGCTGATCAGAGCTGTGTCTGTGCTGCTCAACTTCACTCGGGAGGAAGAGGACATGCTGAAGCAAACTCTGGAGTACAAG
- the LOC103469585 gene encoding serine/threonine-protein phosphatase 6 catalytic subunit gives MAPLDLDKYAEIAKQCKYLPENDLKRLCDYVCDLLLEESNVQPVSTPVTVCGDIHGQFYDLCELFRTGGQVPDTNYIFMGDFVDRGYYSLETFTYLLVLKAKWPDRITLLRGNHESRQITQVYGFYDECQTKYGNANAWRYCTKVFDMLTVAALMDEQILCVHGGLSPDIKTLDQIRTIERNQEIPHKGAFCDLVWSDPEDVDTWAISPRGAGWLFGAKVTNEFVHINSLKLICRAHQLVHEGYKFMFDEKLVTVWSAPNYCYRCGNIASIMVFKDVNTREPKLFRAVPDSERVIPPRTTTPYFL, from the exons ATGGCGCCGCTAGATTTAGATAAATATGCGGAGATTGCCAAACAGTGTAAATACCTCCCGGAAAATGACCTCAAG AGGTTATGCGACTAYGTGTGTGATCTTCTGCTGGAGGAGTCCAACGTTCAGCCCGTTTCTACACCAGTGACTGTATGTGGAGACATTCACGGACAG TTTTATGACCTGTGTGAGCTGTTCCGAACTGGCGGCCAGGTTCCAGACACCAATTACATCTTCATG GGGGATTTTGTTGACCGAGGATATTATAGCTTGGAGACCTTCACCTACCTGTTGGTGCTGAAAGCCAAGTGGCCCGACCGCATCACACTTTTGCGTGGGAACCATGAGAGCAGGCAGATTACGCAAGTCTACGGCTTTTATG ACGAGTGCCAAACCAAATACGGGAATGCAAACGCYTGGCGGTACTGCACTAAAGTATTCGACATGCTAACAGTTGCAGCT CTGATGGACGAGCAGATTCTGTGTGTCCAYGGCGGCCTCTCTCCGGACATAAAGACCCTCGATCAAATCCGAACCATCGAGCGAAATCAGGAGATCCCTCATAAAGGAGCTTTTTGTGACCTGGTGTGGTCGGACCCTGAAGACGTAGACACCTGGGCCATCAGCCCCAGAGGAGCCGGCTGGCTCTTTGGAGCTAAAGTTACAAATGAG tttGTTCACATCAACAGTCTGAAGCTCATCTGCAGGGCACATCAGCTCGTCCACGAAGGCTACAAGTTCATGTTTGACGAGAAGCTGGTCACGGTGTGGTCGGCTCCCAATTACTGCTACCGCTGYGGCAACATCGCATCCATCATGGTCTTCAAAGACGTTAACACAAGGGAGCCAAAGCTCTTCAGAGCAGTGCCTGACTCCGAAAGAGTCATCCCTCCCCGAACAACGACCCCTTACTTCCTGTAG